The Glycine max cultivar Williams 82 chromosome 12, Glycine_max_v4.0, whole genome shotgun sequence genome window below encodes:
- the LOC102659673 gene encoding uncharacterized protein, which translates to MDGEPVRRVTLKDFCHTTTPEFFTSITPPEVQAPNISYPHSLIQLIHGNLFHGLPSEDPYTHLASFIEICNTFKITGVPPQAVRLSLFSFSLAGEAKRWLHSFKGNTFRTWEEVVDIFLKKYFPESKTAEGKLEISSFHQFPDESLSEALERFHGLLRKTPTHGYSEPVQLNIFIDGLRPQSKQLLDASAGGKIKLKTPEEAMELIENMAASDRAILRDRSHVPTKKSLLELSTQDATLAQHKLISRQLEAITKTLNKLPQQLQVVNISHSPVLQVEGCPTCVGTHEPGQCAIQHEPSQEINYMGNPNRQGFQGYYQGNPSGYNNGLPRFNQGRNFNRGSGWRNQGNQYKELRPQPPYQHPSHGPSQQEKPSLSIEEMILSFTQETRAFIQETRANTQKTKAFSQETRAFIQETRSHQKSTYAAIRNLETQLGQLA; encoded by the coding sequence ATGGACGGAGAACCAGTACGTAGGGTTACATTAAAAGATTTCTGTCATACTACTACTCCTGAATTCTTCACAAGTATCACACCGCCAGAGGTTCAAGCCCCTAATATTTCGTACCCTCATTCTCTCATTCAGCTGATTCACGGGAACCTCTTCCATGGTCTCCCAAGTGAGGATCCTTATACGCATCTAGCCTCATTTATAGAAATATGCAACACGTTTAAGATAACGGGAGTTCCACCACAAGCGGTACGCCTCAGCCTCTTTTCTTTCTCGTTAGCGGGAGAGGCAAAAAGATGGTTGCATTCTTTTAAGGGCAACACCTTTAGGACTTGGGAAGAAGTTGTAGACATATTTCTGAAAAAGTACTTCCCTGAATCCAAGACAGCTGAAGGGAAGCTAGAAATCTCATCTTTCCATCAATTCCCAGATGAATCCCTTAGCGAGGCCTTAGAACGCTTCCACGGATTGTTAAGGAAAACGCCCACTCATGGATATAGCGAGCCAGTACAGTTAAACATCTTCATTGATGGATTACGACCTCAATCGAAGCAATTATTGGACGCATCCGCGGGAGGAAAAATCAAGTTAAAGACACCCGAGGAAGCGATGGAACTCATTGAGAACATGGCAGCGAGCGATCGGGCTATCCTTCGTGACCGTTCTCATGTCCCAACAAAGAAAAGCCTCCTAGAGCTTAGTACACAAGACGCAACTCTGGCACAACATAAGTTGATATCCAGACAATTAGAAGCTATTACGAAGACGCTTAACAAATTGCCCCAACAACTACAAGTAGTGAATATTTCTCATTCCCCTGTTTTGCAAGTAGAGGGATGTCCCACATGTGTAGGAACACATGAGCCTGGACAATGCGCAATCCAACATGAGCCCTCTCAAGAAATAAATTACATGGGCAATCCTAATCGCCAAGGTTTCCAAGGCTACTACCAAGGAAACCCGTCTGGATACAATAACGGATTGCCAAGATTTAACCAGGGAAGAAACTTTAACCGAGGCTCCGGCTGGAGAAATCAAGGAAATCAGTACAAGGAGCTTAGGCCTCAACCACCATACCAGCACCCTAGTCACGGTCCGAGTCAGCAAGAAAAGCCGTCTCTCAGTATAGAGGAAATGATCTTAAGTTTCACTCAGGAAACAAGGGCATTCATCCAGGAGACAAGGGCAAACACTCAGAAGACGAAGGCATTCAGTCAGGAGACAAGAGCGTTCATCCAGGAGACGAGATCACATCAAAAGAGCACATATGCAGCTATCAGAAACCTGGAGACACAATTGGGCCAGCTAGCCTAG
- the LOC100808090 gene encoding mycothiol acetyltransferase, whose translation MAKVAIVELNRNCANTVEEIVKMERKIFPKHESLASFFHDELRKKNSGLLYIHVNGVIAGYVMYSWPSSLYGSITKLAVKEQWRGQGHGEALLKAGIEKCRTRKVSRIMLHVDPLRTPAVNLYKKHGFQIDTLVEGYYSSDRDAYRMYLDFDSS comes from the exons ATGGCGAAGGTGGCGATTGTTGAGCTCAATAGAAACTGTGCCAATACAGTGGAAGAGATAGTGAAAATGGAGAGAAAGATCTTTCCCAAGCACGAATCACTGGCTTCATTCTTTCACGATGAACTTAGAAAGAAAAACAGTGGGTTGCTTTATATTCACGTGAATGGCGTAATTGCAGGCTATGTCATGTATTCTTGGCCTTCTTCCTTGTACGGCTCCATCACAAAGCTCGCAG TGAAGGAGCAATGGAGGGGACAAGGCCACGGAGAGGCTCTGTTGAAAGCAGGAATTGAGAAATGCAGGACAAGGAAAGTTTCGCGCATAATGCTTCATGTGGATCCCTTGAGGACTCCTGCAGTGAATCTTTACAAGAAACATGGTTTCCAAATTGACACTTTGGTTGAAGGGTACTACTCCTCAGATAGAGATGCCTATAGAATGTACTTGGACTTCGATTCAAGTTGa
- the LOC100806660 gene encoding tetraspanin-19 → MVRVLRSCIQSTLKLVNSVIGMAGLAMILYSAWMIRVWQRKMGELPFGHDSDYPPPWFIYTFLGLGVAFCVITCLGHVAAETANGCCLYLYIVFVVLLIMLEAAVTVDVFVNQDWEKDFPKDPSGSFDQFKNFIRSNYEMCKWVGLSLVSVQGLSLLLAMILKALGPHQYYDSDDEYAPDRVPLLKNAPPHYVVDPGYAHGNDTWRRQEK, encoded by the exons ATGGTGAGGGTGTTGAGAAGCTGCATTCAATCGACATTGAAGCTGGTAAACTCGGTAATTGGGATGGCCGGGCTAGCCATGATTCTATACTCCGCATGGATGATTAGGGTTTGGCAGAGGAAGATGGGTGAGCTTCCCTTTGGTCACGATTCTGATTACCCACCTCCGTG GTTCATTTACACATTTCTTGGGCTTGGAGTTGCGTTCTGTGTAATCACTTGTTTAGGTCATGTTGCTGCTGAAACTGCTAATGGCTGTTGCCTGTATTTG TATATAGTATTTGTTGTTTTGCTTATCATGCTGGAGGCTGCAGTAACTGTTGATGTATTTGTAAACCAGGACTGGGAGAAG GACTTCCCAAAGGACCCCTCCGGGAGTTTTGATCAGTTCAAGAATTTTATCAGGTCAAATTATGAGATGTGCAAATGGGTAGGCCTGTCACTTGTTTCTGTACAG GGACTCTCTTTATTATTGGCAATGATACTCAAAGCACTAGGGCCACATCAATATTATGACAGTGATGATGAATATGCTCCTGACAGGGTGCCACTCTTGAAGAATGCTCCACCTCATTATGTTGTTGATCCAGGATATGCACATGGAAATGATACATGGAGGAGACAAG AGAAATAG